The following coding sequences are from one Streptomyces sp. NBC_01485 window:
- a CDS encoding BNR repeat-containing protein, translating into MRRRTLLAGALLGTAAYPVLATGTASAADPGPSVTRKGSTRLDAQALFFVSYDGLVNNNSFQKSGLLTYKGYQYAAWYTAARNAVVARRALGATTWSTVTLTHRLKVSDSHNVISMGVSRTDGRLHLNMDSHSDGFFYVKSVAGLLDNPASTSWTSARFGAVQTTLDGLALTTQFTYPQFVPTPEGRLQLSYRVGISGNGRNALAEYDGSKWTALGEWSSSTGTYTSEHGSSTVRNMYLHGIDYDVKGRLHSFFTWREQNGAVMCSGGGISNHDTGYVFSDDRGRTWRNSAGAVVGTTGGSDKVAVTDSGLVVDALNADHSLMNQESQATDSAGLPHAIISYVPGRFGQCTTNYVNDRTAGGRAFHLRKNSAGSWQKTEIPVVLGSSQRTKLVLDKYDNAYAIFPFGRIAGASKASGHTDWTVLFDGSGLNAFGEVVIDELRVKADNTLSFMYQEKSSGTTPSALHVIDFALPA; encoded by the coding sequence ATGAGACGACGCACTCTGCTGGCCGGCGCCCTCCTCGGCACCGCCGCGTACCCCGTGCTCGCCACCGGCACCGCCAGCGCCGCCGACCCCGGCCCCTCGGTCACCCGCAAGGGGAGCACCCGCCTCGACGCGCAGGCCCTGTTCTTCGTGTCCTACGACGGCCTGGTCAACAACAACTCGTTCCAGAAGAGCGGCCTGCTGACCTACAAGGGCTACCAGTACGCCGCCTGGTACACCGCCGCCCGCAACGCGGTCGTCGCCCGCCGCGCCCTGGGCGCCACCACCTGGTCCACGGTCACCCTCACGCACCGGCTCAAGGTCAGCGACTCCCACAACGTGATCTCCATGGGCGTCTCCAGGACCGACGGCCGGCTCCACCTCAACATGGACTCGCACAGCGACGGCTTCTTCTACGTGAAGTCGGTTGCCGGACTGCTCGACAACCCGGCGTCCACCTCCTGGACGTCGGCCCGTTTCGGCGCCGTGCAGACCACCCTCGACGGCCTCGCGCTCACCACCCAGTTCACCTACCCGCAGTTCGTCCCCACCCCCGAGGGCAGGCTCCAGCTCAGCTACCGGGTCGGCATATCCGGCAACGGCCGCAACGCCCTCGCGGAGTACGACGGTTCGAAGTGGACCGCGCTCGGCGAGTGGTCCAGCTCCACCGGCACCTACACCAGCGAGCACGGCTCCTCGACCGTCCGCAACATGTACCTGCACGGCATCGACTACGACGTCAAGGGCCGCCTGCACTCCTTCTTCACCTGGCGTGAGCAGAACGGCGCCGTGATGTGCTCCGGCGGCGGCATCAGCAACCACGACACCGGCTACGTCTTCTCCGACGACCGCGGCCGGACCTGGCGCAACAGCGCGGGCGCCGTCGTCGGCACCACGGGCGGCTCCGACAAGGTCGCCGTCACCGACAGCGGGCTCGTCGTGGACGCGCTCAACGCCGACCACTCCCTGATGAACCAGGAGAGCCAGGCCACCGACTCCGCCGGCCTCCCGCACGCGATCATCAGCTACGTCCCCGGCCGCTTCGGCCAGTGCACCACCAACTACGTCAACGACCGCACCGCGGGCGGCCGCGCCTTCCACCTGCGCAAGAACTCCGCCGGGAGCTGGCAGAAGACGGAGATCCCGGTCGTCCTCGGCTCCAGCCAGCGCACCAAGCTCGTCCTGGACAAGTACGACAACGCGTACGCGATCTTCCCCTTCGGCCGGATCGCCGGCGCCTCCAAGGCCTCCGGCCACACGGACTGGACGGTGCTCTTCGACGGCAGCGGCCTCAACGCCTTCGGCGAGGTCGTCATCGACGAGCTGCGCGTCAAGGCGGACAACACGCTGTCGTTCATG
- a CDS encoding ABC transporter permease — MSRVNRANRAVRWDTVVGVLLMVLLLLSFSFVDGFGNALNLSFLIGNTLPIALIALPMTLLVVSGEIDLSVASTAGLSGAVMGALWNQGMTIETIIPVCLLLGVVCGLVNGLLVTRLGLPSLAVTIGTMAAYRGVAQIVLGSDAVTDFPTRYLDFAAGRLGDTFLPQAFLPFVVLLAIAVVVLHATPFGRSLFAVGASEEAARFAGIRVKRQKLILFTVTGLMASLTGVFWALHYASARYDNATGLELSVVAAVLLGGIDFDGGKGTLGGAVAGVFLLGASQNVMSLMNVSAQSQIVVTGVLLVVSVLGPRVARQIAVTRAASSAG, encoded by the coding sequence ATGAGCCGAGTGAACCGGGCGAACCGGGCGGTTCGCTGGGACACCGTCGTCGGTGTCCTCCTGATGGTCCTGCTCCTGCTGTCCTTCTCCTTCGTGGACGGCTTCGGCAACGCCCTCAACCTGTCGTTCCTGATCGGCAACACGCTCCCGATCGCGCTGATCGCCCTGCCGATGACCCTGCTGGTGGTCTCCGGCGAGATCGACCTCTCGGTGGCCTCCACGGCCGGGCTGTCCGGCGCGGTGATGGGCGCGCTGTGGAACCAGGGCATGACGATCGAGACGATCATCCCCGTCTGTCTGCTGCTCGGTGTCGTCTGCGGGCTGGTCAACGGCCTGCTGGTGACCCGGCTCGGGCTGCCGTCCCTCGCCGTCACCATCGGCACCATGGCCGCCTACCGGGGCGTCGCGCAGATCGTGCTCGGCTCCGACGCGGTCACCGACTTCCCCACCCGGTACCTGGACTTCGCGGCCGGCCGCCTCGGGGACACCTTCCTTCCGCAGGCCTTCCTGCCCTTCGTCGTGCTGCTCGCGATCGCGGTGGTCGTGCTGCACGCCACGCCGTTCGGGCGCTCGCTGTTCGCGGTCGGTGCGAGCGAGGAGGCTGCGCGGTTCGCCGGTATCCGGGTCAAGCGACAGAAACTGATCCTGTTCACGGTGACCGGTCTCATGGCCTCGCTCACCGGTGTGTTCTGGGCCCTGCACTACGCCAGCGCTCGCTATGACAACGCCACCGGGCTTGAACTGTCCGTCGTGGCAGCGGTGTTGCTCGGCGGTATCGACTTCGACGGGGGCAAGGGGACGCTCGGTGGTGCGGTTGCCGGTGTCTTCTTGCTCGGGGCGTCGCAGAACGTGATGAGTCTGATGAACGTCTCCGCGCAGTCGCAGATCGTCGTGACCGGTGTGTTGCTGGTTGTTTCCGTGCTGGGGCCTCGGGTCGCGCGTCAGATTGCCGTAACGCGGGCGGCAAGCTCGGCCGGCTAG
- a CDS encoding ABC transporter permease encodes MTVTTSHEAPVAEAPKSGGTRLVDRVFRMRELAILVVLLVMIAVTQAGNSEFLSEQGIKDLLLNATILVLVATGQSLVVITRNVDLSVGSTLGISAFAAGTYLHGGGDPAIAIALAALLGVGCGLLNGLLVSLGQVPALVVTLGTLYIIRGIDSIWVGSRQITAADLPASFVDFGSGGLSAVPYLALIALAVLIATAYCLKHFGSGRELYALGSNPEAARLAGIPVRKRILAAYTFCGGLAGLAGALYLARFGNVDSSTGNGYELTVVSAVVVGGVVFTGGSGSVYGAALGALLLTSVNSVLPALGVSSVWVLAINGVLLLLAIAVDRVVAVRVTSALKKTSASAGAAVAKGEARA; translated from the coding sequence ATGACGGTCACCACCTCCCACGAGGCCCCCGTCGCCGAGGCGCCGAAGTCCGGCGGCACCCGGCTGGTCGACCGCGTCTTCAGGATGCGCGAACTCGCCATCCTGGTCGTCCTCCTGGTGATGATCGCCGTCACCCAGGCCGGCAACAGCGAGTTCCTGTCCGAGCAGGGCATCAAGGACCTGCTGTTGAACGCGACGATCCTGGTGCTGGTCGCCACCGGCCAGTCCCTGGTGGTCATCACCCGCAACGTCGACCTGTCGGTCGGCTCCACCCTCGGCATCAGCGCCTTCGCCGCCGGCACGTATCTGCACGGCGGCGGCGACCCGGCGATCGCCATCGCGCTGGCCGCCCTGCTGGGCGTCGGCTGCGGGCTGCTCAACGGCCTGCTCGTCAGCCTCGGCCAGGTGCCCGCCCTGGTCGTCACCCTCGGCACGCTGTACATCATCCGGGGCATCGACTCCATCTGGGTCGGCTCCCGCCAGATCACCGCGGCCGATCTGCCCGCCTCCTTCGTCGACTTCGGATCCGGCGGCCTCTCGGCCGTGCCGTATCTCGCGCTCATCGCGCTCGCCGTGCTGATCGCCACCGCGTACTGCCTCAAGCACTTCGGCAGCGGGCGCGAGCTGTACGCGCTCGGCTCCAACCCGGAGGCCGCCCGCCTCGCCGGCATCCCGGTGCGCAAGCGGATCCTCGCCGCCTACACGTTCTGCGGCGGCCTCGCCGGACTCGCGGGCGCGCTGTACCTGGCCCGGTTCGGCAACGTCGACTCCAGCACGGGCAACGGCTACGAACTCACCGTCGTCAGCGCGGTCGTGGTGGGCGGCGTCGTCTTCACCGGCGGCTCCGGCAGCGTCTACGGGGCGGCCCTCGGCGCGCTGCTCCTCACCTCCGTCAACAGTGTCCTGCCCGCCCTCGGCGTCAGCTCGGTCTGGGTGCTCGCCATCAACGGCGTACTGCTCCTGCTGGCCATCGCGGTCGACCGGGTCGTCGCCGTGCGGGTGACGTCCGCGCTGAAGAAGACGTCGGCGTCCGCAGGGGCGGCCGTAGCGAAGGGGGAGGCTCGTGCCTGA
- a CDS encoding sugar ABC transporter ATP-binding protein yields MTHPSDPGPAPVLALKDVAKSFGAVRALRGVSLELFPGEVHALAGENGAGKSTLIKTLAGVHRPDAGRVLLDGEPVVFHGPGDARDAGIAVIYQEPTLFPDLSIAENIFMGRQPRRTLGRIDHEATRAATAALMERLGVDLDPDRPARGLSIADQQIVEIAKALSFDARVLIMDEPTAALTGSEVARLFAVVRTLREQGAAVLFISHRLEEIFQICQSVTTLRDGALIASEPIDGMTEDDLVRRMVGRDLDELYPKQDVTPGEVALSVRRLTREGVFTDVSFEVRRGEIVGLAGLVGAGRTEVARAVFGIDRWDGGEVRVDGRPLTNGAPSTAMAAGLALVPEDRRAQGLVMDMSIERNIGLTGLRTTVKAGLMDRGAERSRALDWAVRLQVKYARIADTVNTLSGGNQQKVVLAKWLATGPKVLIVDEPTRGIDVGTKAEVHRLLGELAADGVAVLMISSDLPEILGMADRVLVMHEGRLTAEIPRSDATEETVMAAATGRAAA; encoded by the coding sequence ATGACCCACCCGTCCGACCCGGGACCGGCCCCGGTGCTGGCGCTGAAGGACGTAGCCAAGTCCTTCGGGGCCGTGCGCGCCCTGCGGGGCGTCTCCCTGGAGCTGTTCCCCGGCGAGGTGCACGCCCTCGCCGGGGAGAACGGCGCGGGCAAGTCGACGCTCATCAAGACCCTCGCGGGCGTGCACCGACCCGACGCCGGCCGGGTGCTGCTCGACGGCGAGCCCGTCGTCTTCCACGGACCCGGCGACGCCCGCGACGCCGGCATCGCCGTGATCTACCAGGAGCCCACGCTCTTCCCCGACCTTTCGATCGCCGAGAACATCTTCATGGGACGCCAACCCCGGCGCACCCTGGGCCGGATCGACCACGAGGCCACCCGCGCCGCCACCGCCGCTCTGATGGAGCGCCTCGGCGTCGACCTCGACCCCGACCGCCCGGCGCGCGGACTGTCCATCGCCGACCAGCAGATCGTCGAGATCGCCAAGGCGCTCTCCTTCGACGCCCGCGTCCTGATCATGGACGAGCCGACCGCCGCCCTCACCGGCAGCGAGGTCGCCCGCCTCTTCGCGGTCGTACGCACCCTGCGCGAACAGGGCGCGGCCGTCCTCTTCATCTCCCACCGGCTGGAGGAGATCTTCCAGATCTGCCAGAGCGTGACGACCCTGCGCGACGGCGCGTTGATCGCCAGCGAGCCGATCGACGGCATGACCGAGGACGACCTGGTCCGCCGGATGGTCGGCCGAGACCTCGACGAGCTCTACCCCAAGCAGGACGTCACCCCTGGCGAAGTCGCCCTCAGCGTCCGCCGGTTGACCCGGGAGGGCGTCTTCACCGACGTCTCCTTCGAGGTCCGGCGCGGCGAGATCGTCGGCCTGGCCGGACTCGTCGGCGCCGGGCGCACGGAGGTGGCCCGGGCGGTGTTCGGCATCGACCGCTGGGACGGCGGCGAGGTCCGCGTCGACGGCCGTCCGCTCACCAACGGCGCCCCCTCCACCGCGATGGCCGCGGGCCTCGCCCTGGTCCCGGAGGACCGGCGCGCCCAGGGCCTGGTGATGGACATGAGCATCGAGCGCAACATCGGCCTGACCGGACTGCGTACGACGGTGAAGGCCGGCCTGATGGACCGCGGCGCCGAGCGCAGCCGCGCCCTCGACTGGGCGGTCAGGCTCCAGGTGAAGTACGCCCGGATCGCCGACACCGTCAACACGCTGTCCGGCGGCAACCAGCAGAAGGTCGTCCTCGCCAAGTGGCTGGCCACGGGGCCCAAGGTGCTCATCGTCGACGAGCCGACCCGTGGCATCGACGTCGGCACCAAGGCCGAAGTGCACCGGCTGCTCGGCGAGTTGGCCGCCGACGGGGTCGCCGTCCTGATGATCTCCTCCGACCTGCCCGAGATCCTCGGCATGGCCGACCGCGTGCTGGTGATGCACGAGGGGCGCCTGACGGCCGAGATCCCCCGCTCCGACGCCACCGAGGAAACCGTGATGGCCGCAGCCACCGGGAGGGCCGCCGCATGA
- a CDS encoding L-rhamnose mutarotase, giving the protein MQRVCFLLKVRADRLDEYRERHAAVWPEMLQALSATGWHNYSLFLSEDGLLVGYLETEDFAAAQAGMTAADVNARWQAEMAPFFESLDGARPDEAMKPLTEVFHLA; this is encoded by the coding sequence ATGCAGCGCGTGTGCTTTCTGCTGAAGGTCAGGGCGGACCGTCTCGACGAGTACCGCGAGCGGCACGCCGCCGTGTGGCCGGAGATGCTCCAGGCGCTCTCGGCCACCGGCTGGCACAACTACTCGCTCTTCCTGAGCGAGGACGGCCTGCTGGTCGGCTACCTGGAGACCGAGGACTTCGCGGCCGCCCAGGCGGGGATGACGGCCGCCGACGTCAACGCTCGCTGGCAGGCGGAGATGGCGCCGTTCTTCGAGTCGCTGGACGGCGCCCGCCCCGACGAGGCCATGAAACCTCTTACCGAGGTCTTTCACCTGGCCTGA
- the rhaS gene encoding rhamnose ABC transporter substrate-binding protein: protein MRKSSLRRASVALVAVCSLALAATACGGTTKEDVKKESTGSAVSSGKADPNAELKKGLTVGFLPKAVNNPYFTSSDKGGEAALKELGSSYKEVGPSSATDTAGQVGYVNTLTQQQVDAIAVSAQDPGALCTALKQAMSNKIKVVTYDSDTNPGCRNAFVSQASAEDLGRTEVQLLAEQIGYKGEIAILSAAQTATNQNTWIGFMKDELKDPQYKDIKLVKVAYGNDDAQQSFQQTQGLLQEYPNLKGIISPTTVGIKAAAQYLSGSKYKGKVKLTGLGTPNDMRTYVKNGTVDAFELWDPAKLGALAAQTAVALVSGRITGKEGETFKAGTTTYTIGKDGVISLGKPTVFDAKNIDQFNF, encoded by the coding sequence ATGCGTAAGTCATCCCTCCGCCGGGCCTCTGTCGCCCTCGTTGCCGTCTGCTCCCTTGCTCTTGCGGCCACCGCGTGTGGTGGCACCACCAAGGAGGATGTGAAGAAGGAGAGCACCGGGTCGGCTGTTTCCTCCGGGAAGGCGGATCCGAATGCCGAACTGAAGAAGGGGCTCACCGTCGGGTTCCTGCCGAAGGCGGTCAACAACCCCTACTTCACCTCCTCCGACAAGGGTGGCGAGGCGGCGCTGAAGGAACTCGGCTCCAGCTACAAGGAGGTCGGGCCGTCCAGTGCCACCGACACCGCCGGGCAGGTCGGTTACGTCAACACGCTCACCCAGCAGCAGGTCGACGCGATCGCCGTGTCCGCGCAGGACCCGGGCGCCCTGTGCACCGCGCTCAAGCAGGCGATGAGCAACAAGATCAAGGTCGTCACCTACGACTCGGACACCAACCCCGGGTGCCGTAACGCGTTCGTCTCGCAGGCGTCCGCCGAGGATCTGGGCCGTACCGAGGTGCAGTTGCTCGCCGAACAGATCGGCTACAAGGGCGAGATCGCGATCCTGTCGGCCGCGCAGACCGCGACGAACCAGAACACCTGGATCGGCTTCATGAAGGACGAGTTGAAGGATCCCCAGTACAAGGACATCAAGCTCGTCAAGGTGGCGTACGGCAACGACGACGCCCAGCAGTCCTTCCAGCAGACCCAGGGCCTGCTTCAGGAGTACCCGAACCTGAAGGGGATCATCTCCCCGACCACGGTCGGCATCAAGGCGGCGGCCCAGTACCTGTCGGGCTCCAAGTACAAGGGCAAGGTCAAGCTGACCGGCCTCGGCACCCCGAACGACATGCGCACCTACGTCAAGAACGGCACCGTCGACGCCTTCGAGCTGTGGGACCCGGCGAAGCTCGGCGCGCTGGCCGCGCAGACGGCGGTGGCGCTGGTCTCGGGCCGGATCACGGGCAAGGAGGGCGAGACCTTCAAGGCCGGCACCACCACGTACACCATCGGCAAGGACGGTGTGATCAGCCTCGGCAAGCCGACCGTGTTCGACGCCAAGAACATCGACCAGTTCAACTTCTAG